From Solwaraspora sp. WMMD1047, the proteins below share one genomic window:
- a CDS encoding EAL domain-containing protein yields MEVAALRNSVPPSRAPAYFGLLWTVVLAAAALCVEPLLTLPGELPRLPAAFWVLAALAVATDARPFPAPAGRPGPAVHPSICATFAILLAWGLAPALAAQAVAVLVAGGWRRHRWWRIGYDLAQHACALAAAGAVTALATGDLPGAAGVLGGFGVADLFGGAELPRESPAGWAGAAVPAVAAATWITVRYGLHTAADRARCGGRWWSAVRRIPSSELLFAAALLLLAPLLVIASRVSAAVLPLVVVPVFAVYRMAWLSVERERLARVDPLTGLANRKALVAAVVRELPFHAEQAAKGVHGRFLALLLIDLDRFKHVNDALGHQVGDRLLIEVGNRIGAAVRPADLVARLGGDEFAILATRLRDVRDARAVADRVAAALAEPVPIDGLALDVGGSIGIALYPEHGMDFSMLMRHADVAMYDAKSRGDTVALYAPDSDRNSPERLSLLADLRRVLLRRYADPADPADPAGPRADADAGEISVYYQPQIAIDTGTVVGVEALLRWRHPRRGMVDPEEFIRVAEQSSVMRLLTRWVLDDVLEQLAKWSAAGLRLRASVNVSVRDLQHGELVDQIEQRLTGYGLPADRLQLEITEGALMADPRRVLATLSRLDRLGVRISLDDFGTGYSSMQHLRRLPLAEVKVDRSFVLGMADDPDDEAIVRSVIELGGALGLRVVAEGVEDERTWRLLHTAGCQFAQGWFYARPMPAEDLTAWLARYRPLRPGAAREPSGRHRRGRPPGEPVHPADLPVPASPPDQPADPPDLPTDPPGAAGPPGPVGTSGASGPAGPPGTIGSTGTVGTP; encoded by the coding sequence ATGGAGGTCGCGGCGCTGCGCAACTCCGTACCTCCCTCTCGGGCGCCCGCGTACTTCGGCCTGCTCTGGACGGTCGTGCTCGCGGCCGCCGCGCTCTGTGTGGAGCCGCTGCTCACCCTCCCCGGCGAGCTGCCCCGGTTGCCGGCCGCGTTCTGGGTGTTGGCGGCGCTCGCCGTCGCCACCGACGCCCGGCCGTTCCCGGCGCCCGCCGGCCGGCCCGGCCCGGCCGTGCACCCCTCGATCTGCGCCACCTTCGCGATCCTGCTGGCCTGGGGCCTCGCCCCGGCGCTGGCCGCGCAGGCGGTGGCGGTGCTGGTCGCCGGCGGTTGGCGGCGACACCGCTGGTGGCGGATCGGCTACGACCTCGCCCAGCACGCCTGCGCGCTGGCCGCCGCCGGTGCGGTCACCGCCCTGGCCACCGGTGACCTGCCCGGCGCCGCCGGCGTCCTCGGCGGGTTCGGGGTGGCGGACCTGTTCGGCGGCGCGGAGCTGCCCCGGGAGAGCCCCGCCGGCTGGGCCGGCGCGGCCGTGCCGGCGGTCGCCGCCGCGACCTGGATCACCGTCCGGTACGGCCTGCACACCGCGGCCGACCGGGCCCGCTGCGGTGGCCGGTGGTGGTCGGCCGTCCGGCGGATCCCGTCGTCCGAACTGCTCTTCGCCGCCGCCCTGCTGCTGCTCGCGCCGCTGCTGGTGATCGCCTCCCGGGTCAGCGCCGCGGTCCTGCCGCTGGTGGTGGTGCCGGTCTTCGCGGTGTACCGGATGGCCTGGCTGTCGGTGGAGCGGGAACGGCTGGCCCGGGTCGACCCGCTCACCGGGCTGGCCAACCGCAAGGCCCTGGTCGCGGCGGTGGTCCGCGAACTGCCGTTCCACGCCGAGCAGGCCGCCAAGGGGGTGCACGGTCGGTTCCTGGCGCTGCTGCTGATCGACCTCGACCGGTTCAAGCACGTCAACGACGCGCTCGGCCACCAGGTCGGGGACCGGCTGCTGATCGAGGTGGGCAACCGGATCGGCGCGGCGGTGCGCCCGGCCGACCTGGTCGCCCGGCTCGGCGGCGACGAGTTCGCGATCCTGGCCACCCGGCTGCGCGACGTGCGGGACGCCCGGGCGGTGGCCGACCGGGTCGCCGCCGCGCTGGCCGAACCGGTGCCCATCGACGGACTGGCGCTGGACGTCGGCGGCTCGATCGGCATCGCGCTCTACCCCGAGCACGGGATGGACTTCTCCATGTTGATGCGGCACGCCGACGTGGCCATGTACGACGCGAAGAGCCGGGGCGACACGGTCGCCCTCTACGCGCCCGACTCCGACCGCAACTCGCCGGAGCGGCTGAGCCTCCTGGCCGACCTGCGCCGGGTCCTGCTGCGCCGATACGCCGATCCCGCCGACCCGGCTGATCCCGCCGGCCCGCGCGCCGATGCCGACGCGGGCGAGATCAGCGTGTACTACCAGCCGCAGATCGCCATCGACACCGGCACGGTGGTCGGGGTCGAGGCGCTCCTGCGGTGGCGGCACCCTCGGCGCGGGATGGTCGACCCGGAGGAGTTCATCCGGGTCGCCGAGCAGTCCTCGGTGATGCGGCTGCTCACCCGCTGGGTCCTCGACGACGTGCTCGAACAGCTCGCCAAGTGGTCCGCCGCCGGGCTGCGGCTGCGGGCCTCGGTGAACGTCAGCGTCCGCGACCTGCAACACGGCGAGCTCGTCGACCAGATCGAGCAGCGGCTCACCGGCTACGGGCTGCCCGCGGACCGGCTGCAGCTGGAGATCACCGAGGGGGCGCTGATGGCCGACCCGCGGCGGGTGCTGGCCACCCTGTCCCGGCTGGACCGGCTCGGGGTCCGGATCTCCCTCGACGACTTCGGCACCGGCTACTCGTCCATGCAGCACCTGCGCCGACTGCCGTTGGCCGAGGTGAAGGTCGACCGCTCCTTTGTGCTCGGAATGGCCGACGACCCCGACGACGAGGCGATCGTCCGGTCGGTGATCGAGCTGGGCGGCGCGCTCGGGCTGCGGGTGGTCGCCGAGGGGGTGGAGGACGAGCGCACCTGGCGGCTGCTGCACACCGCCGGCTGCCAGTTCGCGCAGGGCTGGTTCTACGCCCGACCGATGCCGGCCGAGGACCTGACCGCCTGGCTGGCCCGGTACCGGCCGTTGCGGCCCGGCGCCGCCCGGGAGCCGTCCGGCCGGCACCGCCGCGGCCGGCCACCGGGCGAACCCGTCCACCCCGCCGACCTGCCGGTTCCGGCGAGCCCTCCGGACCAGCCCGCCGACCCGCCGGACCTGCCCACCGACCCGCCTGGCGCGGCCGGGCCGCCTGGCCCGGTCGGGACCAGTGGGGCGTCCGGCCCGGCCGGGCCGCCCGGAACCATCGGGTCGACCGGCACCGTCGGTACGCCGTGA
- the ligA gene encoding NAD-dependent DNA ligase LigA, which translates to MSEEAIPQQVSAAQEAAAGAEPTPQARDRHATLSTEITDHQYRYYVLDSPIVSDAEFDGMLRELTGLEEQFPALRTPDSPTQRVGGTFSTLFTPVEHAERMMSLDNAFDTDELVAWAERVERDAGTAVTYLCEPKVDGLAINLTYRGGRLVRAATRGDGRTGEDVTPNVRSIRDVPDRLAGAADAPEPPELLEVRGEIYFPVAGFADLNASLVEQGKAPFANPRNAAAGSLRQKDPRITASRPLRLVVHGIGARQGFQPATQSEAYAALRAWGLPVSDRWRVVSDLAGIQEYIDYYAAHRHDVEHEIDGVVVKVDPVALQGRLGSTSRAPRWAIAVKYPPEEVTTKLLGIEVNVGRTGRVTPFAVLEPVRVAGSTVALATLHNAREVARKGVLIGDTVVVRKAGDVIPEVLGPVIDLRPADASEFQMPTHCPACGTALAPAKEGDVDIRCPNARTCPAQLRERVFHLAGRGAFDIEVLGFKAAGALLDSQAIGDEGDLFFLDAERLAEVPFFVNKDGTLGSNAVKLLDNLVEARERPLWRVLVALSIRHVGPTAAQALAREFGSVTAIEAATEEELASVDGVGPTIAASLREWFAVDWHREVVRKWTEAGVRMAEQRTDTGPRPLAGITVVVTGTLANFSRDRAAEAIQELGGKVSGSVSKKTHFVVVGENPGSKAEKAATLKVPVLDEAGFEVLLADGPEAARATVADSEE; encoded by the coding sequence GTGTCCGAAGAAGCCATCCCGCAGCAGGTCAGCGCGGCGCAGGAGGCCGCTGCCGGGGCGGAGCCGACGCCGCAGGCGCGGGACCGGCACGCCACCCTGAGCACGGAGATCACCGATCACCAGTACCGCTACTACGTGCTCGACTCGCCGATCGTCTCCGACGCCGAGTTCGACGGCATGCTCCGTGAGTTGACCGGGCTGGAGGAGCAGTTCCCCGCCCTGCGTACCCCGGACTCGCCGACCCAGCGGGTCGGCGGCACCTTCTCCACGCTGTTCACGCCGGTGGAGCACGCCGAGCGGATGATGTCGCTGGACAACGCCTTCGACACCGACGAGCTGGTGGCCTGGGCGGAGCGGGTGGAGCGGGACGCCGGCACGGCGGTGACCTACCTCTGCGAGCCGAAGGTGGACGGCCTGGCGATCAACCTGACCTACCGGGGCGGCCGACTGGTCCGCGCCGCGACCCGGGGCGACGGGCGCACCGGGGAGGACGTGACGCCTAACGTCCGCAGCATCCGGGACGTGCCGGACCGGCTGGCCGGGGCGGCCGACGCCCCCGAGCCGCCGGAGCTGCTGGAGGTCCGGGGCGAGATCTACTTCCCGGTGGCCGGCTTCGCCGACCTCAACGCCAGCCTGGTCGAGCAGGGCAAGGCGCCGTTCGCCAACCCGCGCAACGCCGCCGCCGGCAGCCTGCGCCAGAAGGACCCGCGGATCACCGCCTCCCGCCCGTTGCGGCTGGTGGTGCACGGCATCGGCGCGCGGCAGGGTTTCCAGCCCGCGACCCAGTCCGAGGCGTACGCGGCGCTGCGGGCCTGGGGGTTGCCGGTCAGCGACCGCTGGCGGGTGGTGTCGGACCTGGCCGGGATCCAGGAGTACATCGACTACTACGCGGCGCACCGGCACGACGTCGAGCACGAGATCGACGGGGTGGTGGTGAAGGTCGACCCGGTGGCGCTGCAGGGGCGGCTCGGCTCGACCAGCCGGGCGCCCCGGTGGGCGATCGCCGTCAAGTACCCGCCCGAGGAGGTGACCACCAAGCTGCTCGGCATCGAGGTCAACGTCGGGCGCACCGGCCGGGTCACGCCGTTCGCGGTGCTGGAGCCGGTGCGGGTGGCCGGCTCGACGGTCGCCCTGGCCACCCTGCACAACGCCCGCGAGGTGGCCCGCAAGGGGGTGCTGATCGGGGACACGGTGGTGGTGCGCAAGGCCGGCGACGTCATCCCCGAGGTGCTCGGCCCGGTGATCGACCTGCGGCCGGCGGACGCGTCCGAGTTCCAGATGCCGACCCACTGTCCGGCCTGCGGGACCGCGCTGGCGCCGGCCAAGGAGGGCGATGTCGACATCCGCTGCCCGAACGCGCGGACCTGCCCGGCCCAGCTCCGGGAGCGGGTGTTCCACCTGGCCGGCCGGGGTGCGTTCGACATCGAGGTGCTGGGCTTCAAGGCCGCCGGCGCGCTGCTGGACTCGCAGGCCATCGGCGACGAGGGTGACCTGTTCTTTCTCGACGCCGAGCGCCTCGCCGAGGTGCCGTTCTTCGTCAACAAGGACGGCACGCTCGGCAGCAACGCGGTGAAGCTGCTGGACAACCTCGTCGAGGCCCGCGAGCGGCCGCTGTGGCGGGTGCTTGTCGCACTCTCCATCCGGCATGTCGGGCCGACCGCCGCCCAGGCGTTGGCCCGGGAGTTCGGCTCGGTCACCGCGATCGAGGCGGCGACCGAGGAGGAGTTGGCGTCCGTCGACGGGGTGGGGCCGACGATCGCGGCCAGTCTGCGGGAGTGGTTCGCGGTCGACTGGCACCGGGAGGTGGTGCGCAAGTGGACCGAGGCCGGGGTGCGGATGGCCGAGCAGCGCACCGACACCGGCCCGCGACCGCTGGCGGGGATCACGGTGGTGGTGACCGGCACCCTGGCGAACTTCTCCCGGGACCGGGCGGCCGAGGCCATTCAGGAACTGGGCGGCAAGGTCAGCGGTTCGGTGTCGAAGAAGACGCATTTCGTGGTGGTCGGCGAGAACCCCGGCTCGAAGGCGGAGAAGGCCGCCACCCTGAAGGTGCCGGTGCTCGACGAGGCGGGCTTCGAGGTGCTGCTGGCGGATGGTCCAGAGGCAGCCCGGGCCACCGTAGCCGATAGCGAAGAGTGA
- the gatA gene encoding Asp-tRNA(Asn)/Glu-tRNA(Gln) amidotransferase subunit GatA produces the protein MSASDLTRMTAAEIAAAVAAGETSAVEVAQAHLDRIAAVDDRVHAFLHVDTDGALAAARAVDARRAAGEQLGPLAGVPVAVKDVLTTVGVPTTCGSKILEGWRPPYDATIVRRLADAGTVMLGKTNMDEFAMGSSTEYSAYGPTRNPWDTGRIPGGSGGGSAASLAAYEAPLAIGTDTGGSIRQPGAVTGTVGAKPTYGGTSRYGLVAFSSSLDTPGPCARTVLDAALLHAVIGGHDPRDSTSIPQPVPDVVAAARAGAEGDLTGVRLGLVREFSGEGAEPGVMAAFRDAVDALTKLGAEVVEVSCPHFQYALPAYYLIAPSECSSNLARFDGVRFGLRAGDDGSRSLEEVMSLTRDQGFGPEVKRRIILGTYALSSGYYDAYYGQAQKVRTLITRDFTAAFEQVDVLISPTTPFVAFPFGARTADPYQMYLADLYTIPSNLYGGPGISVPCGLSEGLPVGLQVMAPTMADDRMYRVAAALESAVGTLTPPEL, from the coding sequence ATGAGCGCGAGTGACCTGACCAGGATGACCGCCGCCGAGATCGCGGCCGCCGTGGCGGCCGGCGAGACGTCGGCCGTCGAGGTCGCCCAGGCGCACCTCGACCGGATCGCGGCCGTGGACGACCGGGTGCACGCCTTCCTGCACGTCGACACCGACGGCGCCCTTGCGGCGGCCCGCGCAGTGGACGCCCGGCGGGCGGCCGGCGAGCAGCTCGGGCCGCTGGCCGGGGTGCCGGTCGCGGTGAAGGACGTGCTGACCACCGTCGGGGTGCCGACCACCTGCGGATCGAAGATCCTCGAAGGGTGGCGCCCGCCGTACGACGCGACGATCGTGCGGCGGCTGGCCGACGCCGGCACCGTGATGCTCGGCAAGACCAACATGGACGAGTTCGCGATGGGCTCCTCCACCGAATACTCCGCCTACGGGCCGACCCGCAACCCGTGGGACACCGGCCGGATCCCGGGCGGCTCCGGCGGCGGCAGCGCGGCGTCGCTGGCCGCGTACGAGGCGCCGCTGGCGATCGGCACCGACACCGGCGGCTCGATCCGGCAGCCCGGCGCGGTCACCGGCACCGTCGGCGCCAAGCCCACTTACGGCGGCACCTCCCGGTACGGCCTGGTCGCCTTCTCGTCCTCACTGGACACCCCCGGCCCGTGCGCCCGCACGGTGCTGGACGCGGCGCTGCTGCACGCGGTGATCGGCGGGCACGACCCGCGCGACTCGACCTCCATCCCGCAGCCGGTGCCGGACGTGGTGGCCGCCGCCCGGGCCGGCGCCGAGGGGGACCTGACCGGCGTCAGGCTGGGCCTGGTCCGGGAGTTCTCCGGCGAGGGCGCCGAGCCGGGCGTGATGGCCGCCTTCCGGGACGCCGTGGACGCGCTGACCAAGCTCGGCGCCGAGGTGGTCGAGGTCTCCTGCCCGCACTTCCAGTACGCGCTGCCGGCGTACTACCTGATCGCGCCGAGCGAGTGCTCGTCCAACCTGGCCCGCTTCGACGGCGTCCGGTTCGGGCTGCGGGCTGGCGACGACGGCTCCAGGTCGCTGGAGGAGGTGATGTCGCTGACCCGCGACCAGGGCTTCGGCCCGGAGGTGAAGCGGCGCATCATCCTCGGCACCTACGCGCTCTCGTCCGGCTACTACGACGCCTACTACGGCCAGGCGCAGAAGGTGCGTACCCTGATCACCCGCGACTTCACCGCCGCGTTCGAGCAGGTCGACGTGCTGATCTCGCCGACCACGCCGTTCGTGGCGTTCCCGTTCGGGGCGCGCACCGCCGACCCGTACCAGATGTATCTGGCCGACCTCTACACCATCCCGTCGAACCTGTACGGCGGCCCGGGCATCTCGGTGCCGTGCGGGCTGTCCGAGGGGCTGCCGGTCGGCTTGCAGGTGATGGCCCCGACGATGGCCGACGACCGGATGTACCGCGTCGCGGCCGCCCTGGAATCGGCGGTTGGCACCCTCACCCCACCGGAGCTCTGA
- the gatC gene encoding Asp-tRNA(Asn)/Glu-tRNA(Gln) amidotransferase subunit GatC, with the protein MAAISRDEVAHLARLSRLAVTEEELATFAGQLDVILQAVARVGEVTAADIPPTSHSVPLTNVLRDDVVVPGLTPAEALAGAPDVEDQRFRVPRILDEEA; encoded by the coding sequence ATGGCCGCCATCTCCCGCGATGAGGTCGCGCACCTGGCGCGACTGTCGCGGCTCGCCGTCACCGAGGAGGAGCTGGCCACCTTCGCCGGTCAGCTCGACGTCATCCTGCAGGCGGTCGCGCGGGTCGGCGAGGTCACCGCCGCCGACATCCCGCCCACCTCACACTCGGTGCCGCTGACAAATGTGCTGCGCGACGACGTGGTGGTGCCCGGGCTGACCCCGGCGGAGGCGCTCGCCGGCGCCCCGGACGTCGAGGACCAGCGGTTCCGCGTACCGCGGATCCTGGACGAGGAGGCCTGA